Proteins encoded by one window of Maniola hyperantus chromosome 10, iAphHyp1.2, whole genome shotgun sequence:
- the LOC117985873 gene encoding sodium/potassium-transporting ATPase subunit beta-1-like, with protein sequence MAKNAHTKKRPSLPTPGPSKNPGTSTTAEAALEVDKPEPWRKRCCRYIYNRDKKTFCDKTCKNWFYIITYSIMYLIFLATYTLIFLYSTLSIIKHKDYYQTVEKMELLTYSANGIGLTTTPTSLHAMPLIWYRNDSKDYQKYVKSLESLLSKRRKRDVNNTPDLGPCSQPPFGYGSNPCVIIRINKQLKWSAKPLNANSTRANIPTQVQNWLKLEKQKLWLYCDGYHSYDKEHIGKIKYHPDPPGFEPESFPLDRDSHSPLIAIQISEFTLGVSLAIQCSLWYEGGLSTTEFILYVTPKRK encoded by the coding sequence atggCCAAAAATGCGCACACTAAAAAACGGCCTTCGTTACCAACACCCGGCCCGTCTAAAAATCCTGGTACTTCAACAACCGCTGAAGCAGCATTAGAAGTAGACAAGCCAGAACCTTGGAGGAAACGCTGCTGCCGGTATATCTACAATAGAGACAAGAAAACGTTTTGCGACAAAACATGTAAGAATTGGTTCTATATAATAACATATTCAATAATGTACTTGATATTTTTGGCTACATACACATTAATATTCTTGTATAGTACGTTATCGATAATCAAACACAAGGACTATTATCAAACTGTTGAAAAGATGGAGCTTCTTACATATTCAGCTAACGGTATTGGATTAACGACGACTCCAACGTCTTTACACGCAATGCCACTGATTTGGTACAGGAACGACTCGAAAGATTATCAAAAATATGTCAAAAGTTTGGAGAGTTTACTCAGTAAGAGAAGAAAAAGAGATGTAAATAACACCCCTGATTTAGGACCTTGTAGCCAACCTCCTTTTGGATATGGAAGTAATCCTTGTGTAATTATAAGGATAAACAAACAACTGAAATGGTCAGCTAAACCTTTAAATGCAAATTCGACTAGAGCAAACATTCCTACGCAGGTACAGAATTGGTTGAAGTTGGAAAAACAGAAACTTTGGCTTTATTGTGACGGCTATCATTCGTATGATAAAGAGCATATTGGTAAGATTAAATATCATCCTGACCCCCCTGGATTCGAACCTGAATCGTTTCCTTTGGACAGAGATAGCCATTCCCCGTTGATAGCGATCCAAATTTCTGAATTCACATTAGGTGTATCATTAGCTATTCAATGCAGTCTGTGGTATGAAGGAGGTTTATCAACAACAGAGTTTATATTGTATGTGACGCCCAAGAGAAAGTGA
- the LOC117985988 gene encoding uncharacterized protein yields MPVINTKAMWSRKQSVCSAVSGASKGDEPDTPLPAGLRIYPFATALRVRVLQIVCGIGGLVVGAVGWLEEKQKPELGLGVPAGAVTVLAAATSVYYSRGFGGWVSARSRALRSWGAPWRVLGPSPCAAVPLTLLWTLAIAAHIAMLAFCIRSLMNLGCSSKTCIGVAAAQLSVSITTLAAAFFMVQLDIRFDAAFSPPRHSDANICTAVSMVPLTSVAVNSGNSGDGCPEGSPLSREKNQPPDPPT; encoded by the exons ATGCCCG TAATCAACACAAAGGCGATGTGGTCGCGCAAGCAGTCCGTGTGCAGCGCCGTCAGTGGCGCGTCGAAGGGCGACGAGCCAGATACGCCGCTGCCTGCCGGACTACGCATATATCCGTTCGCTACGGCTCTGCGGGTCAGAGTACTACAA ATAGTCTGCGGTATTGGAGGATTGGTCGTTGGTGCCGTTGGATGGCTGGAAGAGAAACAAAAGCCTGAGCTTGGACTCGGCGTTCCGGCAGGAGCAGTCACTGTTCTTGCTGCTG CTACATCAGTGTACTACAGCCGAGGTTTCGGCGGTTGGGTATCAGCTCGTTCGAGAGCCCTGAGGAGTTGGGGAGCGCCGTGGAGAGTCCTGGGCCCTTCGCCCTGCGCCGCTGTGCCGCTGACCCTGCTGTGGACGCTAGCGATAGCAGCACATATTGCCATGCTTGCGTTCTGCATCAGATCGTTAATGAATCTTGG TTGCAGCAGTAAAACGTGTATAGGAGTAGCAGCGGCGCAACTATCAGTGTCAATCACAACGTTAGCGGCGGCTTTCTTCATGGTACAGCTGGACATCCGCTTCGACGCCGCATTCTCGCCACCGCGGCATTCCGACGCCAACATTTGTACTGCTGTATCTATG GTGCCTCTAACATCAGTGGCGGTCAACAGCGGCAACAGCGGGGACGGCTGTCCTGAGGGCAGCCCTCTCAGCAGGGAGAAGAACCAACCGCCCGACCCGCCCACTTGA